From Vigna unguiculata cultivar IT97K-499-35 chromosome 5, ASM411807v1, whole genome shotgun sequence, the proteins below share one genomic window:
- the LOC114186114 gene encoding phenolic glucoside malonyltransferase 2-like — translation MVCVLVRRIHQRRLIIANSLESTHLKCIRLQGTLCREYNVYLFQLTTCISFLFSFPFFLFGPSNKKETMHVVQVFSIAPTLDSEELPTQTSLPLTFFDILWLRSPPIQRILFYQFSHPTPPFFHTLLPKLINSLSLALGHFFPLAGHLTWPLHSQNPIINYKTGDTVSLTAAESDADFNHLAGSNLWESEKMHHLLPHLTISHEQATILALQITLFPNSGFSIGITSHRAVLDAKTSTSFIKSWAYLCRESRAATCLPPELCPFYERILVKDPNQIGEKFVNDWLMQGGSNNRSLMVWDVQSPEHATGGLFQLSGLDIEKLKNCVVSKQGQNNNINLHLSTFVLSLAYAWVCRVRAEEMENERVMLILTVDCRGCLEPPLPPTYFGNCVGLRLATAERRELLGEDGLFVAVEALSEALESVKKDGVLNGAENWSSWLLEADVKAIGVAGLPNLEAYSCDFGWGGPKKVETVSVERTTVFSLSDSNSGEGIEIGFVSKKTTMENFASLFAKGLQS, via the exons ATGGTCTGTGTTCT TGTGAGGAGAATTCATCAGAGAAGATTAATAATAGCTAATAGCTTAGAATCAACACATTTGAAATGTATAAGATTACAGGGCACGTTATGCAGAGAATATAATGTATATCTGTTTCAATTAACCACCTGCATcagttttcttttctcttttcctttttttctgtTTGGTCCAAGCAACAAGAAAGAAACCATGCATGTGGTACAAGTTTTCAGCATAGCACCAACTTTGGATTCAGAAGAATTACCAACACAAACATCGCTTCCTCTCACCTTCTTTGACATACTATGGTTAAGGTCACCTCCTATTCAACGCATTCTCTTCTACCAATTCTCTCACCCAACCCCACCCTTCTTCCATACCCTTCTTCCCAAACTCATAAACTCTCTTTCTCTTGCACTAGGCCACTTTTTTCCTCTTGCAGGCCACCTCACTTGGCCCCTTCACTCCCAAAACCCCATCATCAATTACAAAACGGGTGACACCGTTTCTCTCACAGCAGCTGAATCTGATGCTGATTTCAACCATCTAGCGGGCTCAAATCTTTGGGAAAGTGAAAAAATGCACCATCTTTTACCTCACTTGACAATATCACACGAACAAGCTACGATTTTAGCCTTGCAAATCACTCTGTTTCCAAACTCCGGATTTTCCATTGGAATAACCTCACACCGTGCTGTTCTTGATGCCAAGACTTCAACATCGTTTATCAAGTCCTGGGCTTATCTTTGTCGAGAATCACGCGCAGCCACTTGTTTGCCACCTGAATTGTGTCCTTTCTATGAAAGGATACTAGTAAAAGACCCCAACCAAATAGGGGAAAAATTCGTCAATGATTGGTTAATGCAGGGAGGATCCAACAACAGAAGCCTGATGGTTTGGGATGTGCAATCTCCGGAACATGCAACTGGAGGATTATTTCAATTGTCTGGTTTAGATATTGAAAAGCTGAAGAATTGTGTCGTGTCTAAGCAGGGACAGAACAACAACATCAATCTTCACTTGTCAACGTTTGTGTTGTCTCTTGCATATGCATGGGTTTGCAGGGTGAGAGCCGAGGAAATGGAAAACGAGAGAGTTATGTTGATTCTGACAGTGGATTGCAGGGGTTGTTTGGAGCCACCTCTTCCTCCGACCTATTTTGGTAACTGTGTTGGGTTAAGACTTGCAACTGCTGAAAGAAGAGAATTGTTGGGGGAGGATGGACTATTTGTGGCTGTGGAAGCACTAAGTGAAGCTTTGGAAAGTGTGAAGAAGGATGGTGTTCTGAATGGAGCTGAAAATTGGTCATCATGGTTGCTTGAAGCTGATGTGAAGGCGATTGGAGTTGCAGGGTTACCGAATCTTGAGGCTTATAGTTGTGACTTTGGTTGGGGAGGACCAAAGAAGGTGGAGACAGTGTCTGTTGAAAGAACTACAGTGTTTAGTCTTTCAGATAGCAACAGTGGAGAAGGAATTGAGATAGGTTTTGTGTCCAAGAAAACAACAATGGAGAACTTTGCTTCTCTCTTTGCTAAAGGACTTCAATCTTGA
- the LOC114184042 gene encoding transcription factor TCP13-like — translation MVLWNRILTSIKWKDKTLHLATNNEIHKIMIKSPKEVDFALKQEGGHSQSISDPEKAKASSSSVAQWPRLKDPRIVRVSRAFGGKDRHSKVCTVRGLRDRRVRLSVPTAIQLYDLQDRLGLSQPSKVVDWLLNAAKHEIDELPPLPLIPSVNNFTLGYHPSAVTSNDATNPHSQQNEQVLNINSSIQWQGSDQNSSWKLKRKEVSGEMISTDQDEQGSNNEGPSTHVMPNNLLPRVNHNSFLGLLNAMPQGYQWEASAGDVSHPQLPNNGFSNQTDIHNVVPFPTSTLSLSTGNSQILLCPPGAAQPYFPSHFTAMDMDQRQINHHYQMMSSGSQNPLANSLNHSFSFAMMSHKPLHSPNSSKSPSDKHQDFPSK, via the coding sequence ATGGTACTGTGGAACAGAATTTTGACAAGCATAAAGTGGAAGGACAAAACTCTGCACCTAGCTACCAACAATGAGATACATAAGATCATGATTAAGAGCCCAAAAGAAGTGGATTTTGCTTTAAAACAAGAGGGTGGTCATTCTCAATCAATTAGTGATCCTGAAAAGGCAAAGGCTTCATCAAGCTCAGTAGCACAATGGCCAAGATTGAAGGATCCAAGAATTGTTCGAGTCTCTAGAGCCTTTGGAGGGAAAGACAGGCACAGCAAGGTCTGCACAGTAAGAGGGTTAAGAGACAGACGGGTGCGATTATCAGTACCAACTGCTATCCAACTCTATGATCTTCAAGATAGGTTAGGGCTCAGTCAACCCAGCAAGGTTGTTGATTGGTTGCTGAATGCTGCTAAGCATGAAATTGATGAACTTCCACCACTGCCACTTATTCCTTCAGTGAATAACTTCACCCTTGGTTATCATCCATCTGCTGTTACTTCTAATGATGCCACAAACCCTCACTCTCAGCAGAATGAACAAGTTCTTAATATAAATAGCAGCATTCAGTGGCAAGGTTCAGACCAAAATTCTTCATGGAAATTAAAGCGTAAAGAAGTTTCAGGAGAAATGATCAGCACTGATCAGGATGAGCAAGGAAGCAATAATGAAGGTCCTAGCACACATGTTATGCCAAATAATCTTTTGCCAAGGGTTAACCATAATTCATTCTTGGGCCTGCTAAATGCTATGCCACAAGGTTACCAGTGGGAAGCTTCCGCTGGTGATGTTTCTCATCCTCAGTTGCCAAACAATGGATTTTCTAACCAAACAGACATACATAACGTTGTACCTTTCCCAACATCAACATTGTCTTTATCAACAGGGAATTCTCAAATTCTGCTGTGTCCTCCGGGAGCAGCACAGCCATATTTCCCATCACATTTTACAGCAATGGACATGGATCAGAGGCAAATCAACCACCACTATCAGATGATGAGTTCAGGTTCTCAAAACCCATTGGCGAATTCTCTCAATCATTCTTTTAGCTTTGCTATGATGTCTCATAAACCCCTCCATTCACCCAACAGCAGCAAAAGCCCTTCCGACAAACACCAAGATTTCCCTTCCAAGTGA
- the LOC114185131 gene encoding phenolic glucoside malonyltransferase 1-like has protein sequence MKVVEVESIAPSSESKELPTEASFALTFFDILWLRLPPVQRVFFYEFHHPSDVFFDTLLPKLKRSLSLALGHFYPLAGHLTWPTHSTKPLIVYNQGDTLSLTVAESDADFNHLAGTNFTEATETHPFVPPLTISHEQTTLFAVQVTLFPNAGFAIGITSHHAVLDGKASTTFVKSWAYLCREAQPPYSLPAEWVPFFDREIVKDPTKIGEKYSRDWLKMGGPNNRSLKVSEMPVPEEATRGLFHLSSSGIEKLKQIVQSKENNTNLHLSTFVLAAAYSMVCRVKAEGGQSTSTGFGLNVDCRRQMEPPVPPTYLGNCVGITVAITETKDLLGEDGLVVAVKALSEALGTLKKEGFLHEAEDWWKMVYESYKVGDTKTAAFAGSPRFDIYSSDFGWGKPTKVEMVSIDRTAAFCFSDSRTGDGIEIGFVTKKKAMETFASLFEEGLRS, from the coding sequence ATGAAAGTGGTAGAAGTTGAGAGTATAGCACCAAGCTCTGAATCCAAAGAGTTACCGACAGAGGCATCTTTCGCCCTCACCTTCTTCGACATATTATGGCTAAGGTTACCCCCTGTTCAACGTGTCTTCTTCTATGAATTTCATCATCCAAGTGATGTTTTTTTCGATACCCTTCTTCCCAAACTCAAACGCTCTCTCTCTCTTGCACTTGGCCACTTTTACCCTCTCGCTGGACACCTCACTTGGCCCACTCACTCCACCAAACCCCTCATCGTTTACAACCAGGGTGATACTCTTTCACTCACTGTAGCTGAATCTGACGCCGATTTCAACCATCTTGCAGGGACAAATTTCACCGAAGCTACAGAAACTCACCCTTTTGTACCTCCCTTGACCATATCCCACGAACAAACCACGCTTTTTGCCGTGCAAGTTACTCTCTTTCCAAACGCTGGATTTGCCATCGGAATAACCTCCCACCATGCTGTTCTTGATGGCAAGGCTTCAACAACATTTGTCAAATCGTGGGCGTATCTCTGCAGAGAAGCACAACCACCCTATTCTCTGCCAGCGGAATGGGTTCCTTTCTTTGACAGGGAAATAGTGAAAGACCCCACAAAAATAGGAGAAAAGTATTCCCGTGATTGGTTAAAGATGGGTGGACCCAACAACAGAAGCCTCAAGGTTAGCGAGATGCCAGTTCCGGAAGAAGCAACTAGAGGCTTGTTTCATTTGTCTAGCTCCGGTATCGAAAAGCTGAAGCAGATTGTGCAGAGTAAAGAGAACAACACCAACCTTCACTTGTCAACTTTTGTTCTAGCTGCAGCCTATTCGATGGTGTGCAGAGTGAAAGCAGAAGGTGGCCAAAGTACAAGCACTGGTTTCGGTCTGAACGTTGATTGCAGGCGTCAGATGGAACCGCCTGTTCCCCCGACGTATTTAGGGAACTGTGTTGGTATCACTGTTGCAATTACTGAAACAAAAGACTTGTTGGGGGAGGATGGGCTTGTTGTGGCTGTGAAAGCACTGAGTGAAGCTTTGGGAACATTGAAGAAGGAGGGTTTTCTGCACGAAGCAGAAGACTGGTGGAAGATGGTGTATGAAAGTTACAAAGTTGGTGACACAAAGACAGCTGCATTTGCAGGGTCACCGAGGTTTGACATTTACAGTAGTGATTTTGGTTGGGGGAAACCAACGAAGGTGGAGATGGTGTCTATTGACAGAACTGCAGCGTTTTGTTTTTCAGATAGCAGAACTGGTGATGGTATTGAAATAGGTTTCGTGACCAAGAAAAAAGCTATGGAGACCTTTGCTTCTCTCTTTGAAGAGGGTCTTCGATCTTGA
- the LOC114184901 gene encoding phenolic glucoside malonyltransferase 1-like, whose product MKVVHVFNVAPTSESKELPTQTTLPLTFFDILWLRLPPVQRIFFYHFPHPTPLFFDTLLPKLKRSLSLALAHFFPLAGHLTWPLHSQNPIITYKTGDTVSLTVAESHADFDRLAGTDLSEAREIHHLLPHLTISHDQASVLALQVTLFPNSGFSIGITSHHAVLDGKTSTSFIKAWAYLCRDQPEPESPFSLPPELSPFFDREVVQVHDPNHLEQKFRSDWLRQGGPDNRSLVVWDLQVPDDATRGVFHLGRSDIEKLKQIVVSKKKGNSSNLRLSTFVLTVGYAWVCRVRAEETKNKTVILALNIDCRNRLEPPVPATYFGNCVGARLAIAETKELLGEDGFIVAVDAVNESLETLKEGALSGAENWSKWLHESFKDDVKIVGVAGSPRFDAYGNDFGWGRPKKVEMASIDKTAAFCLSDSRNGDGVEIGFVSTKEAMHAFAYLFLNGLHQS is encoded by the coding sequence ATGAAAGTGGTACATGTATTCAACGTAGCTCCAACTTCAGAATCAAAAGAGTTACCAACTCAAACAACTCTTCCACTCACCTTCTTTGACATATTATGGCTAAGGCTACCTCCAGTTCAACGCATCTTCTTCTATCACTTTCCTCATCCAACTCCTCTCTTCTTCGATACCCTTCTTCCCAAACTCAAACGCTCTCTCTCTCTTGCACTTGCCCACTTTTTCCCTCTCGCTGGACACCTCACATGGCCCCTTCACTCCCAAAACCCCATCATCACTTACAAAACCGGTGACACTGTTTCCCTTACTGTAGCTGAATCTCACGCTGATTTCGACCGTCTCGCAGGCACGGATCTTTCTGAGGCTCGAGAAATCCACCACCTTCTACCCCACTTGACCATATCCCATGATCAAGCAAGTGTTCTAGCCTTGCAAGTCACTCTATTTCCAAACTCTGGATTTTCCATAGGAATAACCTCACACCATGCTGTTCTAGATGGCAAGACTTCAACATCGTTTATCAAAGCCTGGGCTTATCTTTGTAGAGATCAACCAGAACCAGAATCACCCTTTTCTCTGCCACCTGAACTTTCTCCATTTTTTGACAGGGAGGTGGTCCAAGTCCACGACCCCAATCATTTAGAGCAAAAATTTCGCAGTGATTGGTTACGACAGGGTGGACCCGACAACAGAAGCCTCGTAGTTTGGGATCTGCAAGTCCCAGACGATGCAACAAGAGGCGTGTTTCATCTCGGTCGTTCAGATATCGAAAAGCTGAAGCAGATTGTGGTGTCCAAGAAGAAAGGGAACAGCAGCAACCTGCGCTTGTCAACGTTTGTGTTAACCGTTGGTTATGCTTGGGTTTGCAGAGTGAGAGCTGaggaaacaaaaaacaaaacggTTATCTTGGCTTTGAACATTGACTGCAGGAATCGTTTGGAGCCGCCAGTTCCCGCAACGTATTTTGGGAACTGTGTAGGGGCGAGGCTTGCAATTGCAGAAACAAAGGAGCTATTGGGAGAGGATGGATTCATTGTGGCTGTGGATGCAGTGAATGAGAGTTTGGAAACTCTGAAGGAGGGAGCGCTGAGCGGAGCAGAAAATTGGTCAAAGTGGTTGCATGAAAGTTTCAAAGATGATGTGAAGATAGTTGGCGTTGCTGGGTCACCGAGGTTTGATGCTTATGGTAACGACTTTGGTTGGGGAAGACCAAAGAAGGTTGAGATGGCTTCTATAGACAAAACTGCAGCATTTTGTTTATCAGATAGCAGAAATGGCGATGGCGTTGAGATAGGTTTTGTGTCCACCAAAGAAGCAATGCACGCTTTTGCTTATCTCTTTCTCAATGGCCTTCATCAATCTTGA